The Clostridia bacterium genome segment ACTTTTTCTGCCGCCTGAACCGGGAAAATCGTATCTTCCAAGCCCGAAACCTGTATAAATGGCTTCGGATACGCCATCGCCATCAAATCGCCCATATCAAAGTATTCTGCAATATGCGGAACATAATTGCACGCACAATGACGCATTGCACCGATGGAATCTTTATATGTACACATTGCACAAGACGGCATAGCAAGCTTAATTCTGTCCTCTAACGCCGAAACATAAGCGGTTGCCGTACCGCCGCCGGAGTTTCCCATGCAACAAACAGTGTTTACATCTACTTTATCCGAAAAATCCTTTTCCAGAACGTCAATCAAACGGCAAACATCCCACACTCTTTCGCCAACTGTGGTTCTGCCCATCAAAAGAGCAGTCAGTGCAGGCTCAAAGCATTTCGGTCCGGTTTCGTCACCGCCGCATTCACCAAAGTTTCTCTGTTCTAAGGCGATTGCCGCAAAGCCTTCTTTTACCGCACGCACACAAAAATCTCTGTCGCCTCCGCTGATGGTAATTTCGTCTCCCTCAAACTTAGGTCTGCCTAACGAGATGTGCATCCCCTTAGAGTGCCCCTGCAGACAAATCATAACAGGCGGATTTTCAATGCCGTCCGGCAAAAGCAAATGGCAAGGCACACGGTATCCCGCTTCAGACTGAAAATTAAAACGGATTTCGGTTGCCCCCTCTATTTTCTGCTCATATTCGATGACTGTTTCAGGCAAAACATATGAAAATTTATCCATACCCAAAAGCTTTTTTAACTTTTCTCTGGCAACCGGCTGCCATGCGGAAAGATTTCCGTCATACGGCATAGACGGTGTTTGTTCCTGCACTTTTTCTTTTAAATACTCGTATGCTGTTTTCATAATTCCAAAACAACCTCCTTTAACAAATATTCGCTTCATATTAGCACATTTTTCACGCCTTGTCAAGTAAAAAGGAATACCCGGAAACGGCTATTCCTTGTTTATTCAGCTGTTCAGCAAAATGACCGATAAAACACCAGTACAAATGCCTGCAATCTGCAAAAGCGTAAATTTTTCTTTGAACATGAATCGGGATGCTAAAACGCTGAACAGCGTGCCGTAGATTGCATCTAACGGGAACATAATCATAGCATCCACTCTTGCGGCAACAAATAAGCAAACATACTGCATCGCTGCCACGCAAATGCCCGCCAGAGAACCATAGAATACTTTTGCAGAAGTTTTTTCCCGGTCTTTGCCGGCTTTCTTTTTATGTATGAAGCCGTTTATAATCATCAGCACCAAAAACACCACAAACGCAACCGCCAATGCATCGGCAACCATTTCATTCTGATACTGATTGGGGAAATGTGTCTGGTGCATTTTATTAATTACCAACAAACCGCCATTGCAAATGAACGAAATGCACACATATAATGGCCAGCCTTTTTGGGTTGTTTTATCTTCATCATCCTTCTTGTTAATCAGCAACATAGAAACGAGCAGCAAAAGGATACCGGCAATCCGCATGACTCCCAAAGCTTCATTTAAAAAGAACAAGCCGTAAAAGCAGGGTATTACAATTGCATACGAGCAAATAAGTGATGTTAACGCAAGCGGTCCTGCAGACAAAGCCTTGTAATCGGATATCATACCCACAAGATAAAAAACAGCATATGCCATTGCATAATAAAAAGTTGGCAGATGGAAACGCAGACTAAAGCCTGACATCACAAGCATTAAAAGTATGCCTGAAATACTTTGTACTGCATTAAAAGCAAAAATGTTTACCTTCTTTTCTCCTTTGGAGGATTGCTTGATGAATGCACAGCGAATAACCGACAAAAGCGGAATCAGCGGAATCAACAACATAGCCATAGTTAACTCTCCTTAATTTATTTTTTCAAAAGTTGCACCGGCATTTAAGGTGATTTCACCGAGTTTAAAACCGATTGCGTATTGGGGATTAACCGAAATTTTTAAGACCCGGTTTTGTGCAGAATTGTTTTGTAGCTTCAGATACACCATTTTTCCGTTTTCCACCTTCAGACTGACCGCAATGTTTCCGCTGACCCGGATATCTCTGCAGGAAAACGTTTCCCAGGGTGCATCTATACCGCCTGCTATAAGAATTTCATTTTCGTCCGTTGCACAGGCAAACGCCTCATTCACGGCAGCAACGCAAAGCCCTGCCGGTGAAGGGTAATAATAATTAATCGGGCATCCATCCAGACGGATTTTCTCGGGTAACGCCCCGAGCGAGGATGCCCCGTAACCGAAATGCCGAATCAACTCCATTGCCTTTTGGCTTTCTTTCAGCCGTATATAGCAACGTGCCGTTTTGGAATCATTCCAAGGCCAATGCCTGTATTCTTCCGAAGTGGTGTCATTATCCATGCCCCACGGTGTCTTCCCCACTTCAACTTCTGCATCCATAGATGCTTTTATGTCAAATCCCTTTGGCAAAAATTTATACAACTCTTTCATCGTGCCACCGATATAGGGGGCATTTTCATGGGAAAGAAGCACACCGTCGGCACGCACATTTTTTTGTAGTGCACGATACATTTTTTCAGAAGTTTCTATATAGGTTTCATCCTCTAAAATGATGCCTGCGTAGCGAAACGCCGCTGCAAAAAGCGCTTGTGTAAAGCTGTCCACCTCAACCGCATAGCCGGCTTCGGTCGCAGACTCTACGCTTTTGATGTATGCTACATCTTCTTTTTCAATCAGCATAGAATCCGTATAGAACAAAAGCAATTCTTTAAGCACTTCTTTCAAATCCTCACCGATTGCTTCGGGTTGATACACCCACTCGGAATAAATGGCAACCGCACAGTATGCACTAAAAAGCGGCTTAACCTGCGTAATCCAGTCAAAGGGATCGATATAGTGGGTCACATACGTTCCGTCAGTTGTTGTCCAGCCGTAAAAGGTTGTTCCTTTTACGCCTTTACTGCTGAGTATTTCTCTGCACACATCCGCAAACATAAAATACGAGTGCGTATATGCAAGGGATTCTTTAAAGTTGCCTGCGGTTAAAAACGCATCATGGGCAAAGGACGCATCGTACGCACAGCATATACCGCCCTGCCAGAGATTCGGAAGCATACCCAGACACACAAGTCCGCTTTCGGGATGCTGATGCGCCCTGATAGTATAACGGCTGAGCTCATAAACACCTTTAAGCTTTTCGTCGGGAATTTCAATGCCACAGCTTGAAAAATAGGTTTCCCATCCCAATTTATGCGCCACGTAGAGCACCGAATAGTTTTCTTTTGCTTTTTGCAAAAGCGAAAGATAATCAATCTGCTCTTCCGCGCCCACGCAAATCATTGCGCGTTCCACACAAAAACCGGATTTTACATTTTTATACATTCCCTTTGCGAAAGCACGTTTTTTGTTTTTGCTGTCTGCCGTGATTTCATCAAAGGGTATGGAAGGAATTAATGCACCTTTTCCTCTATAGGCAGACTTTTCCGGCGGTTGGTTTTCGTAGGCAAACAAAAGCATATCCCGCTTCGCATCTGTCGTCACCGCGGAATCATTTGCAAACTGCATACACCGAAAACCTGTATCGGGTGCGCTGATTTCAAAGCCTAAATCCAGTTCCGCACCATCAGGATTTTCAAGAACCGTCACTCTTTCGCACCAAATACTTTCGGCGTTAAGAAAGGCATCAATAGAAATCTTTATGCCTTTTGCAAAGGCAAGAACAGTGTGTGCTGTTGCCGTTTTTGCATCAAAGCTCTGCTCAAAAAACTTAGGCTCTGCAGGCGCGTTATATAAAATCACCTGCACACCTGCACGGATAAGCGGCTGCTGATTGGCAGCATAAGCAGCGGTAGACATTTTGTACCATCCGCAGGGCGCACCCTGATGGGATTCAGCGTGCGTATGTCCGTTTCGGGAAACATAATTGCTTCCGTCATAATTAATCAGCACGCCATCCCTGCCGTTTGCCAAAAGCAACGGATAATATGGTTCATTGGATAAAGGGGTTGCCTTCATAAAATTCTCTCCACTCTTTTTCTTTCATTTATGCTAAGATGCCTGCCGCGCTGTCTTCATCCAAATACAAAACAAAGTCGGGATGTGTTTTTAAAAGGGTTGCAGGGACCAAATTTGTTACTTCTTTGGCTTTAATGGTGTTCTCAATCGCCTCCGCCTTTACTTTATAGGGTACACAGGAAACGATTTTTTTGCACTGCATAATCTGGTATGCAGTCATAGAAACTGCCTGCTTGGGCACATCATTAATGGTAGCAAACCAGCCTTCACCCATCTGCTGCTGCTTGCAACGTTCATTTAAATTAACAATAATATAAGCTTCCCTGGTATCAAAGTCAGCCGGCGGGTCGTTAAAAGCAATGTGCCCGTTTTCGCCAATGCCGATTAACCCGATATCAATGGGTTCTTTGCGGATTTCTTCGGTAAGCTTTGCAATACATTCTTCTGTACCGTCCACAAAATGTGCAGCTTTTAAAGTGCCAACCTTTGCCACAAAACGTTCCTTTAAATATTTTCTGAAAGAAGCACCGTGGGTTTCGGGCAAATCCACATATTCGTCTAAGTGAAACATTTCCACGCAATCCCATTGAATGCCCGGTTCTTTCACCAAAGCTTTCAAGGTATCAAACTGCGATGCACCGGTAGAAAGCACAATTCTTGCACTTCCCTTTTCCGCAATTGCTTCTCTTAACACCTGTGCAGTGTATTTTGCCGCACTTTTGCCCAATTCCTCACTGTTTTTACAAATTCTGATTTCCATAATTTTCCCTCCGTTTTATCTTAATTTTTTTCCGTTTATTATAACTTCTTTTACGGATATGTTTGCATCAAAAAATACTAAATCTGCAAAATATCCGTCTTTGATTGCACCGCGTTTTTCAAGTTTCATGATTTTCGCAGGCGTTTCGCACATCATTTTAACGCATTCCGTAAGGGGTAAGCCTACCTCCTTATGCATCACGCGCATCAGCCGGTCACAGGTGGCAACACTCCCTGCAAAGGCGGACATATCGGTAAGATATGCCACATCATCCTTTTTTACAATGCAGTCCATGCCGTCTGCTTTCGGTCCTAAAACAGACGGACCGCTTTCCTGACAGGCACCGCGCATGGAATCTGTCACCATGCACATTTTGTCCGCACCTTTTATCTTATAGACAAGTTTTAAAAGCTCCACAGGCAAATGCACACCGTCTGCAATAACTTCAACCGTAACATCCTCTTCTAAAAAAGCCGTTTCCACCGCGCCAAGCTTTCGGTACATATTTCGTCTTGTGACACCGTTCATGCCCGAATACAGATGCGTTGCAATTTTGCACCCCATATCCACAAGGGGTTTAATTTCCTCATAAATCCCGTCGGTGTGGGCAAATGCAGACACTATCCCGTTTTCATTCAAGTATGTGCAAAGTGCTTCACTTCCCTCTCGCTCGGGCGCATAGCTGATTCGCTTTAATGTGCCGCAGCTCGCCTTGTTCCACGCCTTATATTCTTCGGGCACGGGCGATTTGATGTATTTTGGATTCTGCGCACCTCTCTGGGCATCCGCGAAATACGGGCCCTCCAGATGCGAGCCTGCAATATAAGGCTTGCCGGGTGCATTTTGCTTCATGGCATCTCTTACATTTTCAACAAATTTCAAAGTATCTTCGAAAGACACGGAAGGCGCGGTAGGATAAATGGTTGTAGTGCCGTGCTTTGCATGGGCGAAGGCCGCATTTAAAACATCTGAAACCGCTCCGTCTGCAAAATCGTATCCGCCGCCGCCATGCACATGAATATCTATGAATCCCGGAGAAACATACAATCCCTTTGCATCTATTTCCGCATCGAAATCCATTTCTTCATCTGTAAGCGCAAGAATTTTTTCATCTTGAATATATAAGCTTTGCCCTTCCACCGGTCGGTCGGTCAAAAAGACAGCATTTTTGATTTTTGTAATCACGGCTTCACTTCCTTTAATTCGTCATAAAATTCCGAAAGCTTCACATTTCGTCCTTC includes the following:
- a CDS encoding EamA family transporter — its product is MAMLLIPLIPLLSVIRCAFIKQSSKGEKKVNIFAFNAVQSISGILLMLVMSGFSLRFHLPTFYYAMAYAVFYLVGMISDYKALSAGPLALTSLICSYAIVIPCFYGLFFLNEALGVMRIAGILLLLVSMLLINKKDDEDKTTQKGWPLYVCISFICNGGLLVINKMHQTHFPNQYQNEMVADALAVAFVVFLVLMIINGFIHKKKAGKDREKTSAKVFYGSLAGICVAAMQYVCLFVAARVDAMIMFPLDAIYGTLFSVLASRFMFKEKFTLLQIAGICTGVLSVILLNS
- a CDS encoding glucosamine-6-phosphate deaminase, with amino-acid sequence MEIRICKNSEELGKSAAKYTAQVLREAIAEKGSARIVLSTGASQFDTLKALVKEPGIQWDCVEMFHLDEYVDLPETHGASFRKYLKERFVAKVGTLKAAHFVDGTEECIAKLTEEIRKEPIDIGLIGIGENGHIAFNDPPADFDTREAYIIVNLNERCKQQQMGEGWFATINDVPKQAVSMTAYQIMQCKKIVSCVPYKVKAEAIENTIKAKEVTNLVPATLLKTHPDFVLYLDEDSAAGILA
- the nagA gene encoding N-acetylglucosamine-6-phosphate deacetylase, with the protein product MITKIKNAVFLTDRPVEGQSLYIQDEKILALTDEEMDFDAEIDAKGLYVSPGFIDIHVHGGGGYDFADGAVSDVLNAAFAHAKHGTTTIYPTAPSVSFEDTLKFVENVRDAMKQNAPGKPYIAGSHLEGPYFADAQRGAQNPKYIKSPVPEEYKAWNKASCGTLKRISYAPEREGSEALCTYLNENGIVSAFAHTDGIYEEIKPLVDMGCKIATHLYSGMNGVTRRNMYRKLGAVETAFLEEDVTVEVIADGVHLPVELLKLVYKIKGADKMCMVTDSMRGACQESGPSVLGPKADGMDCIVKKDDVAYLTDMSAFAGSVATCDRLMRVMHKEVGLPLTECVKMMCETPAKIMKLEKRGAIKDGYFADLVFFDANISVKEVIINGKKLR